A window of Actinomycetes bacterium genomic DNA:
TGGCCCGCCGCGCGGCCGAGGCGGGTGTGCCCGTGGCCGCAGTCAAGGTCGGCCGGAGCCGGGCCGGCCGAGCCGGCGTGGTCGCCCACACCGGCGCCCTGGCCGGCGAGGACCGCGTCGTGGACGCGCTGTTCCGCCAGCTCGGCGTGCACCGCGCGGCCGACCTGGACGAGCTGGTCGAGTTCGTGGTCGCGGCCGGGGCCGGCCTGCGCCCGGCCGGGCGGCGGACGTTCGTGGTCACCAACTCGGGCGGGGAGGGCAGCCTGCTCGCCGACCTGCTCGACGAGGCCGGGCTCGAGCTGCCCGAGCCGTCGCCGGCCCTGCGCGCCACCCTGGCCGTGGCGGTACCAGCCGCCCACCCGGCCAACCCCCTCGACCTATGGGGCACGGGCGACCCGGACCAGGTGTTCCCGGCCGGGCTGGCCGCCGCGGCCGCCGACCATCCCGACCTGCTCGTGCTCGGCGTCGACCAGCAGGCCGGTGTGGGGGCCGAGGAGCGCGCGTTCGCCGCGGCCGCGGCGGGCGCCGCCTGCCGCGCCGCCCGGGACTCCGGGGTGCCCACCGCCCTGGTCTCGTTCGTGGCCGCCGGCGACGCCGACCCGGCCGCCGAGGCGGCCGCCGCCCAGGCGGGCGTGCCGCTGCTCCGCGGCGCCCGGGCCGCCGCCCGCGCGCTGGCGGGCCTGGCCGGCCGCGCCACCGGCGCGGCAGCTCGCGAGCGCACCGAGCGTGGCGCGGGCGGCGCGGGCAGCGCGGGCGCCGAGGGCGCGGGCGCCGAGGGCGCCGAGGGCGCAGGTGGCGAGCACCCCGAGGGCGCGGGCGGCGAGGAAGCCGACCGCTCACCCCGACCATGGCACAGGCGCTCCTGGGGAGCTACGGGGAGAGCGAGCTCG
This region includes:
- a CDS encoding acetate--CoA ligase family protein, translating into ARRAAEAGVPVAAVKVGRSRAGRAGVVAHTGALAGEDRVVDALFRQLGVHRAADLDELVEFVVAAGAGLRPAGRRTFVVTNSGGEGSLLADLLDEAGLELPEPSPALRATLAVAVPAAHPANPLDLWGTGDPDQVFPAGLAAAAADHPDLLVLGVDQQAGVGAEERAFAAAAAGAACRAARDSGVPTALVSFVAAGDADPAAEAAAAQAGVPLLRGARAAARALAGLAGRATGAAARERTERGAGGAGSAGAEGAGAEGAEGAGGEHPEGAGGEEADRSPRPWHRRSWGATGRASSLHIDRGLRVAEQSASPSPEPAVRALLAKYPAGLLDEVDAGALLAAAGVPVEAGVLARSRAEAEAAAGRLVGLVVVKAVVPGLAHKTEVGGVRVGVTAAQAGAAHDAVLAAVRERRPDLAARGTLVQRHLTGVELLAGAYRDPQFGPVVTVGLGGVLTEALGDVALRVAPAGPADALAMLGELRGAAVLAGARGRAPVALDPLARALAALSALLERHPRVLEAEVNPLVATADGAAAVDALVVLGPRP